In the genome of Globicephala melas chromosome 3, mGloMel1.2, whole genome shotgun sequence, one region contains:
- the MRPL54 gene encoding large ribosomal subunit protein mL54 gives MAARRLLGATWSSAGWRVRELPDPAASVRLHVRDYAKRPVIKGGKGAVVGEALKDPEVCTDPIRLTTHAMGVNIYKEGQDVVLKPDSEYPEWLFQMNVGPPKNLEELDPETREYWRLLRKHNIWRHNRLSKNQKF, from the exons ATGGCGGCCAGGCGCCTCTTAGGTGCTACGTGGAGCTCGGCCGGCTGGCGGGTTCGGGAGCTCCCGGACCCCGCCGCTTCTGTAAGACTCCATGTACGAGATTATGCCAAGAGACCGG TCATTAAGGGAGGCAAAGGTGCTGTGGTCGGTGAGGCCCTGAAGGACCCAGAGGTGTGTACAGACCCCATCCGGCTCACCACGCACGCCATGGGTGTCAACATCTACAAGGAGGGCCAGGATGTGGTCCTGAAGCCGGATTCCGAGTACCCAGAGTG GCTGTTCCAGATGAACGTGGGTCCCCCTAAGAATCTGGAGGAGCTGGACCCTGAGACCCGGGAGTACTGGCGGCTGCTGCGGAAACACAACATCTGGCGCCACAACCGGCTGAGCAAGAACCAGAAGTTCTAG